In Alcaligenes faecalis, the sequence CGACCGTTTTGGGGCCTTGGCTTACAAGATTGGTTTGCAGGTGGATTAGGATGGGGCTTGACTGGTCACCCAAGCAGCTATTTAGAAGAAGCTGTCCTCACTGGGCGCCTCAGGAACAGGCTGGGTCGCAAACCAGTGTTTTTCCAGCAGCAGAGTATGAGTTAAACCATCCTTGCTGCAATTGGAATCGATCTCGATCTGGCCGCGCTGGCTGCCATCTGCATTGAAATTATCAGCTTCGACTTCGGCAGCGGCGATATAAGCTTGCAGGTTCAGATCAGGCTGACCACGATCCAGAACAAACTGACGAATCGCTTCAGTGCCTAACTCATTAAGGGTGTAGGTGTAGTTCATGGCGTGCTCCTGATTATTGACCTTGATAATACGGGACCATATGCCTGAATCCTAGCACGCTGAGGGGCGATGTCGGATAGCAAAGCGTTACGGGTTTTCGCGATAGAAAACGAAACACGCTTGTGGACGATGTAAGGCCAATAAAAAAACAGCTATGCGCGAATCTGCACATAGCTGCTATAGCTGCTCTATATAGAGCCTCCTTCCTGAACCTGCTTAGAAGCTGCCAAAAATCGTACCCAGCGTAATCACCGTGATCAGCGCAAAGATAGGAGCGGCCATCGTCACCATGGCGATATTGCCGTAGGACTGACGGTGGTTCAGCTTGCAGATGGACAGCAAGGTAATGATCGCGCCGCAATGGGGCAGGGTATCCAGACCACCCGCTGCCATCACCGCCACACGGTGGAGCAGTTCAGGGCTGATGCCAGCCTGCTGGGCCATCGCCAAATAATCCGAACCCAGCGTCTGCAAGGCAATACTCAAACCGCCCGAAGACGAGCCGGTAATCCCGGCCAGTGTCGTCATGGCCACTGCTTCCGAGATCAGCGGATTGCCCGGAGCTACGTTCAGCACAAAGTCCCGAATAATCGCAAAGCCGGCCAGGCTGGCAATCACTGCACCGTAACCGACTTCAGAAGCGGTATTGAACAAGGGCAGCATAAAACCAAACACGCCTTTATTAATGCTCTCGCGCAGGCTTTTCCAGTGACCCAGGCGGCTGATGATCAGCACCAGATTCGCCGTAATCAAGGCAATGATCAGTGCCCACAGACCCGTAATCTTGGCAGGATCAACCTGAGGGAAACGCTCGGCCATGAACTCGAAGTTTGTGCCGGGGAAAATCCCATAGGTGAACAAGGCATTCACGCCAATCACCAGAATCAAAGGCAGGATAGCCAGGAAGATAGGCATGGGCTTCTGACCATGCGTGCTGTCCTCGGCGCTGGCATCAAAATGATCCTGGCCGTGATCACCATAGGTTTCGCCCTTGGCTGCGGCTTTGCGCGCACGTGACTGCAACCACCACAGACCGCCTAAAGCCATGATCAAACCACCAATAATCCCCAGTCCAGGCGCGGCAAACACGTTAGTGCCGTAGTAAGGAATAGGAATCGCGTTCTGAATGGCAGGCGTGCCTGGCAGCGCGGTCATGGTGAACGTAAACGAACCCAAGGCAATCGAAGCAGGAATCAGACGCTTGGGGATGCCCGCAGCACGAAACAGATCTTTGGCAATCGGGTAGATGGCAAAGGCCACCACAAACAAGGACACACCACCATAAGTCAGTACGCCGCACACCATCACAATGGTGGCAATAGCAT encodes:
- a CDS encoding GntP family permease; the encoded protein is MASTLAIVVSLLLLMFFAYRGVTVLLLAPLMATLAVLLSGDSGFLLPIYTSTFMSALSGYVLQFLPIFLLGALFGQLMADSGAAQAIAQWITRKLGHRHAIATIVMVCGVLTYGGVSLFVVAFAIYPIAKDLFRAAGIPKRLIPASIALGSFTFTMTALPGTPAIQNAIPIPYYGTNVFAAPGLGIIGGLIMALGGLWWLQSRARKAAAKGETYGDHGQDHFDASAEDSTHGQKPMPIFLAILPLILVIGVNALFTYGIFPGTNFEFMAERFPQVDPAKITGLWALIIALITANLVLIISRLGHWKSLRESINKGVFGFMLPLFNTASEVGYGAVIASLAGFAIIRDFVLNVAPGNPLISEAVAMTTLAGITGSSSGGLSIALQTLGSDYLAMAQQAGISPELLHRVAVMAAGGLDTLPHCGAIITLLSICKLNHRQSYGNIAMVTMAAPIFALITVITLGTIFGSF